From a region of the Mauremys mutica isolate MM-2020 ecotype Southern chromosome 12, ASM2049712v1, whole genome shotgun sequence genome:
- the LOC123344845 gene encoding butyrophilin subfamily 1 member A1-like isoform X3: MGPGHPVTAIVGEAIVLPCHVSPRMSAVNMEVRWFRSEFTSVVHQYHEGKDQYGEQMPDYHGRTELLKAGIMDGNISLQILNIRPSDEGQYNCFVQDGSFYEEALLELKIAALGSNPLISVESHQDGGIRVVCQSAGWYPEPKVLWKDRSGQELPSLSEAKSLGDSGLFETENSIIIKEHSNQNLSCWIRNTFLNQEKESTVYIADFFFPRANPWIVALSVILPVFFVCFLGLTLYLFKIKGKHLGEIRKRDTEIGKHLGEIRKRDTEIDWRRNIVCPGLGSSAPPVQEANVTLNPETAHPELVLSEDGKSVRREDTQQDLTDSPDRFDFWACVLGCEGFTSGSHCWEVVGGKGCWAVGVARESVRRKGCTSLSPEGGIWAVERWGGQFQALTDPVTPLPLSRAPSRIRVCLDCDRGQVTFIDAGDEAPIFTFPPGSVRGGRIRPWLWVWWGSQLRLCP; this comes from the exons ATGGGTCCTGGTCACCCTGTCACTGCCATTGTGGGTGAGGCCATTGTGTTACCCTGTCACGTGTCCCCCAGGATGAGCGCTGTgaacatggaggtgagatggttccgATCAGAGTTCACTTCAGTTGTTCACCAGTATCATGAAGGAAAGGATCAGTATGGAGAACAGATGCCAGACTATCATGGAAGGACAGAGCTTTTGAAAGCTGGCATCATGGATGGGAATATTTCCTTGCAGATTCTTAATATCAGACCCTCAGATGAAGGACAATACAACtgttttgttcaagatggttctTTTTATGAAGAAGCCCTATTGGAACTGAAGATAGCAG CTTTGGGCTCCAATCCTCTCATCTCTGTGGAGAGCCACCAGGATGGAGGGATCCGGGTGGTTTGTCAGTCGGCTGGGTGGTACCCAGAGCCCAAGGTGCTATGGAAAGATCGCAGTGGGCAAGAATTACCATCACTCTCTGAAGCAAAATCCCTAGGGGATAGTGGCctttttgaaacagaaaattctATTATTATAAAAGAACATTCAAACCAGAACCTGTCCTGTTGGATCAGGAACACCTTTCTCAATCAAGAAAAGGAATCAACCGTTTATATAGCAG atttctttttccCGAGGGCGAATCCATGGATCGTGGCTCTGAGTGTGATTCTCccagttttctttgtttgtttccttGGCCTCACTCtttatctatttaaaataaaag GGAAACATCTTGGAGAAATCA gGAAACGTGATACAGAAATCG GGAAACATCTTGGAGAAATCA GGAAACGTGATACAGAAATCG ACTGGAGAAGAAACATCGTCTGCCCAG GGCTGGGAAGTTCTGCGCCACCTGTACAAGAAG caaaTGTGACTCTGAATCCAGAAACGGCTCATCCCGAACTCGTCCTATCTGAGGATGGGAAAAGTGTGAGACGGGAAGACACACAGCAGGATCTGACTGACAGCCCTGACAGATTTGACTTTTGGGCCTGTGTGCTGGgttgtgagggattcacctcggggagccATTGCTGGGAGGTGGTAGGGGGTAAAggatgctgggctgtgggggtggccagagagtctgtgaggaggaagggatgTACCAGCCttagccctgagggggggatctgggctgtggagcggtGGGGGGGTCAGTTCCAGGCTCTCACTGaccctgtgacccccctgcccctgagccgggcccccagcaggatccgggtttgtctggactgtgaccgggggcaggtgacatttatcgatgctggtgacgaggccccaatcttcactttcccgccgggctccgtccgTGGGGGGAGGatccgaccctggctctgggtgtggtggggatcccagctcagactgtgtccctga
- the LOC123344845 gene encoding butyrophilin subfamily 1 member A1-like isoform X1, whose amino-acid sequence MKVLSFCPSSAVSTSLPGLIIFFIIYHIHKLESAQFRVMGPGHPVTAIVGEAIVLPCHVSPRMSAVNMEVRWFRSEFTSVVHQYHEGKDQYGEQMPDYHGRTELLKAGIMDGNISLQILNIRPSDEGQYNCFVQDGSFYEEALLELKIAALGSNPLISVESHQDGGIRVVCQSAGWYPEPKVLWKDRSGQELPSLSEAKSLGDSGLFETENSIIIKEHSNQNLSCWIRNTFLNQEKESTVYIADFFFPRANPWIVALSVILPVFFVCFLGLTLYLFKIKGKHLGEIRKRDTEIGKHLGEIRKRDTEIDWRRNIVCPGLGSSAPPVQEANVTLNPETAHPELVLSEDGKSVRREDTQQDLTDSPDRFDFWACVLGCEGFTSGSHCWEVVGGKGCWAVGVARESVRRKGCTSLSPEGGIWAVERWGGQFQALTDPVTPLPLSRAPSRIRVCLDCDRGQVTFIDAGDEAPIFTFPPGSVRGGRIRPWLWVWWGSQLRLCP is encoded by the exons ATGAAGGTTCTTTCATTCTGTCCTAGCTCTGCAGTGAGCACCTCTCTGCCTGGTTTGAtcattttcttcattatttatcacattCACAAGTTGGAATCAG CCCAGTTCAGAGTGATGGGTCCTGGTCACCCTGTCACTGCCATTGTGGGTGAGGCCATTGTGTTACCCTGTCACGTGTCCCCCAGGATGAGCGCTGTgaacatggaggtgagatggttccgATCAGAGTTCACTTCAGTTGTTCACCAGTATCATGAAGGAAAGGATCAGTATGGAGAACAGATGCCAGACTATCATGGAAGGACAGAGCTTTTGAAAGCTGGCATCATGGATGGGAATATTTCCTTGCAGATTCTTAATATCAGACCCTCAGATGAAGGACAATACAACtgttttgttcaagatggttctTTTTATGAAGAAGCCCTATTGGAACTGAAGATAGCAG CTTTGGGCTCCAATCCTCTCATCTCTGTGGAGAGCCACCAGGATGGAGGGATCCGGGTGGTTTGTCAGTCGGCTGGGTGGTACCCAGAGCCCAAGGTGCTATGGAAAGATCGCAGTGGGCAAGAATTACCATCACTCTCTGAAGCAAAATCCCTAGGGGATAGTGGCctttttgaaacagaaaattctATTATTATAAAAGAACATTCAAACCAGAACCTGTCCTGTTGGATCAGGAACACCTTTCTCAATCAAGAAAAGGAATCAACCGTTTATATAGCAG atttctttttccCGAGGGCGAATCCATGGATCGTGGCTCTGAGTGTGATTCTCccagttttctttgtttgtttccttGGCCTCACTCtttatctatttaaaataaaag GGAAACATCTTGGAGAAATCA gGAAACGTGATACAGAAATCG GGAAACATCTTGGAGAAATCA GGAAACGTGATACAGAAATCG ACTGGAGAAGAAACATCGTCTGCCCAG GGCTGGGAAGTTCTGCGCCACCTGTACAAGAAG caaaTGTGACTCTGAATCCAGAAACGGCTCATCCCGAACTCGTCCTATCTGAGGATGGGAAAAGTGTGAGACGGGAAGACACACAGCAGGATCTGACTGACAGCCCTGACAGATTTGACTTTTGGGCCTGTGTGCTGGgttgtgagggattcacctcggggagccATTGCTGGGAGGTGGTAGGGGGTAAAggatgctgggctgtgggggtggccagagagtctgtgaggaggaagggatgTACCAGCCttagccctgagggggggatctgggctgtggagcggtGGGGGGGTCAGTTCCAGGCTCTCACTGaccctgtgacccccctgcccctgagccgggcccccagcaggatccgggtttgtctggactgtgaccgggggcaggtgacatttatcgatgctggtgacgaggccccaatcttcactttcccgccgggctccgtccgTGGGGGGAGGatccgaccctggctctgggtgtggtggggatcccagctcagactgtgtccctga
- the LOC123344845 gene encoding butyrophilin subfamily 1 member A1-like isoform X2, giving the protein MKVLSFCPSSAVSTSLPGLIIFFIIYHIHKLESAQFRVMGPGHPVTAIVGEAIVLPCHVSPRMSAVNMEVRWFRSEFTSVVHQYHEGKDQYGEQMPDYHGRTELLKAGIMDGNISLQILNIRPSDEGQYNCFVQDGSFYEEALLELKIAALGSNPLISVESHQDGGIRVVCQSAGWYPEPKVLWKDRSGQELPSLSEAKSLGDSGLFETENSIIIKEHSNQNLSCWIRNTFLNQEKESTVYIADFFFPRANPWIVALSVILPVFFVCFLGLTLYLFKIKGKHLGEIRKRDTEIDWRRNIVCPGLGSSAPPVQEANVTLNPETAHPELVLSEDGKSVRREDTQQDLTDSPDRFDFWACVLGCEGFTSGSHCWEVVGGKGCWAVGVARESVRRKGCTSLSPEGGIWAVERWGGQFQALTDPVTPLPLSRAPSRIRVCLDCDRGQVTFIDAGDEAPIFTFPPGSVRGGRIRPWLWVWWGSQLRLCP; this is encoded by the exons ATGAAGGTTCTTTCATTCTGTCCTAGCTCTGCAGTGAGCACCTCTCTGCCTGGTTTGAtcattttcttcattatttatcacattCACAAGTTGGAATCAG CCCAGTTCAGAGTGATGGGTCCTGGTCACCCTGTCACTGCCATTGTGGGTGAGGCCATTGTGTTACCCTGTCACGTGTCCCCCAGGATGAGCGCTGTgaacatggaggtgagatggttccgATCAGAGTTCACTTCAGTTGTTCACCAGTATCATGAAGGAAAGGATCAGTATGGAGAACAGATGCCAGACTATCATGGAAGGACAGAGCTTTTGAAAGCTGGCATCATGGATGGGAATATTTCCTTGCAGATTCTTAATATCAGACCCTCAGATGAAGGACAATACAACtgttttgttcaagatggttctTTTTATGAAGAAGCCCTATTGGAACTGAAGATAGCAG CTTTGGGCTCCAATCCTCTCATCTCTGTGGAGAGCCACCAGGATGGAGGGATCCGGGTGGTTTGTCAGTCGGCTGGGTGGTACCCAGAGCCCAAGGTGCTATGGAAAGATCGCAGTGGGCAAGAATTACCATCACTCTCTGAAGCAAAATCCCTAGGGGATAGTGGCctttttgaaacagaaaattctATTATTATAAAAGAACATTCAAACCAGAACCTGTCCTGTTGGATCAGGAACACCTTTCTCAATCAAGAAAAGGAATCAACCGTTTATATAGCAG atttctttttccCGAGGGCGAATCCATGGATCGTGGCTCTGAGTGTGATTCTCccagttttctttgtttgtttccttGGCCTCACTCtttatctatttaaaataaaag GGAAACATCTTGGAGAAATCA GGAAACGTGATACAGAAATCG ACTGGAGAAGAAACATCGTCTGCCCAG GGCTGGGAAGTTCTGCGCCACCTGTACAAGAAG caaaTGTGACTCTGAATCCAGAAACGGCTCATCCCGAACTCGTCCTATCTGAGGATGGGAAAAGTGTGAGACGGGAAGACACACAGCAGGATCTGACTGACAGCCCTGACAGATTTGACTTTTGGGCCTGTGTGCTGGgttgtgagggattcacctcggggagccATTGCTGGGAGGTGGTAGGGGGTAAAggatgctgggctgtgggggtggccagagagtctgtgaggaggaagggatgTACCAGCCttagccctgagggggggatctgggctgtggagcggtGGGGGGGTCAGTTCCAGGCTCTCACTGaccctgtgacccccctgcccctgagccgggcccccagcaggatccgggtttgtctggactgtgaccgggggcaggtgacatttatcgatgctggtgacgaggccccaatcttcactttcccgccgggctccgtccgTGGGGGGAGGatccgaccctggctctgggtgtggtggggatcccagctcagactgtgtccctga